Proteins encoded together in one Deinococcus irradiatisoli window:
- a CDS encoding tyrosine-type recombinase/integrase, with product MTKAKVKQAQGRRGNGEGSITEARKLPNGESVYRYEIRVQLPTGERHRLKGTYQGRGIQSARKAMHEAKAAAEKGAAGQDGPRMTINALLSEWMEQDRKHAGVSHRTLSIQADLIRLHVAPHIGNWTLARLTPTLLDGYYRTLVEETKLERGRQQIHNLLSQAFAFAVRRSYLAANPVREVKVPKRAANRTDEDEGVNAWTPEEAKRLVEAALSEGSMLSYAIVFALRTGMRRGEVFGLRWENVDLEERKLRVVEALATHGTKSRSLTSPKTKKSRRPITLSASALEMLDRVRALQVKHGTVDAEYVFTTRTGQMQHPNNANRLLKRLLRQAGLPDHSFHALRHTFVSIAAHQGVPIQAISVYVGHADPVVTQRVYLHLWPEHQAAIEIEV from the coding sequence ATGACCAAGGCGAAAGTCAAACAGGCGCAAGGTCGGCGCGGCAACGGCGAAGGGTCCATCACCGAAGCCCGCAAACTGCCCAACGGTGAATCGGTGTACCGTTACGAGATTCGGGTCCAGTTGCCGACCGGTGAACGCCACCGGCTGAAAGGCACCTACCAGGGGCGCGGCATTCAGTCGGCGCGCAAAGCCATGCACGAAGCCAAGGCGGCTGCCGAGAAGGGCGCGGCGGGGCAAGACGGCCCCCGGATGACCATCAACGCTTTGCTGAGCGAGTGGATGGAGCAGGACCGGAAGCATGCCGGCGTGAGCCACAGGACCCTCAGCATCCAGGCGGACCTGATCCGGCTGCACGTCGCCCCGCACATCGGCAACTGGACCCTGGCCAGGCTCACCCCCACGTTGCTCGACGGGTATTACCGGACGCTCGTTGAGGAAACGAAGCTGGAGCGTGGCCGCCAGCAAATCCACAACCTGCTGAGCCAGGCCTTCGCTTTCGCGGTGCGGCGCAGTTACCTGGCCGCCAATCCCGTGCGGGAAGTGAAGGTGCCCAAGCGGGCCGCCAACAGGACCGATGAAGACGAAGGCGTCAACGCCTGGACCCCGGAAGAGGCCAAACGCCTGGTGGAGGCCGCGCTGAGCGAGGGCTCGATGCTGTCGTACGCCATCGTGTTTGCCCTGCGAACCGGGATGCGCCGTGGCGAGGTCTTCGGGTTGCGCTGGGAAAACGTGGACCTTGAAGAGCGCAAACTCAGGGTCGTCGAGGCCTTGGCCACCCACGGCACCAAGAGCCGCTCGCTCACCAGCCCGAAGACCAAGAAGTCGCGCCGGCCCATCACCCTGAGCGCCTCGGCCTTGGAAATGCTGGATCGTGTCCGTGCGCTTCAGGTCAAGCACGGTACGGTGGATGCCGAGTACGTCTTCACCACCCGCACGGGGCAGATGCAGCACCCCAACAACGCCAACCGGCTCCTCAAGCGCCTGCTGCGTCAAGCCGGCTTGCCCGACCACTCGTTTCATGCGCTGCGGCACACCTTCGTCAGCATCGCCGCACACCAGGGCGTACCCATCCAGGCGATTTCCGTGTATGTTGGTCACGCCGACCCGGTGGTGACGCAGCGTGTGTATCTTCACCTGTGGCCGGAACATCAGGCGGCCATCGAGATCGAGGTTTGA
- a CDS encoding HsdM family class I SAM-dependent methyltransferase, which yields MTAPSPAQLVARVWNLAHVLRNDGVGYGDYLEQITFLLFLKMADEMQGQPDAPQVPEAYRWDKLSGLTGAALETQYRHTLEELAKEEGLLGVIFRKSQNKINDPVNLKRVVSLIDQQQWSGLGFDVKGEIYEGLLQKNAEDVKGGAGQYFTPRPLIDAMVEVIKPTPGETIADPACGTGGFLLSARDYLVKHYNLDQEERRDLKERTFHGTDIVDGVVRLAAMNMFLHGIGGTTTPVERADSLAQQPAKSVDIVLANPPFGVKGTLVELDPEGNAVRQQQSYARTDFTAKTGNKQLNFLQHILSLLKVGGRAAVVVPDNVLFEAGAGETIRRRLLHDCDLHTILRLPTGIFYAQGVKANVLFFDRHASGEVFKTSRVWVYDLRTNLHFTLKTRQMKATDLRDFVAAYHADDRDQRQESERFKVFTLDEVLARDKVNLDIFWLKDDTLEEGSDLPAPHLLAAEIVESLEAALEEFRQVSDELGDSVSEESVAAVG from the coding sequence ATGACTGCCCCCAGCCCCGCCCAGCTTGTCGCCCGCGTCTGGAACCTCGCCCACGTCCTGAGAAACGATGGGGTGGGGTACGGCGATTATCTGGAGCAGATCACGTTCCTGCTGTTCCTCAAGATGGCCGACGAGATGCAGGGCCAGCCCGACGCGCCGCAGGTGCCAGAAGCCTACCGCTGGGACAAGCTCTCCGGCCTGACCGGGGCAGCGCTCGAAACCCAGTACCGCCATACCCTGGAAGAACTGGCCAAGGAGGAAGGCCTGCTGGGGGTCATCTTCCGTAAGTCCCAGAACAAGATCAACGACCCGGTCAACCTCAAGCGGGTGGTCAGCCTGATCGATCAGCAGCAGTGGTCGGGGCTGGGCTTCGACGTCAAGGGCGAAATCTACGAGGGCCTGCTGCAAAAGAACGCCGAGGACGTCAAGGGCGGCGCCGGGCAGTACTTCACGCCGCGCCCGCTGATCGACGCGATGGTCGAGGTCATCAAGCCCACACCCGGCGAGACCATTGCCGACCCCGCCTGCGGCACGGGCGGGTTTCTCCTCAGCGCCCGCGACTACCTGGTCAAGCACTACAACCTCGATCAGGAGGAGCGCCGCGACCTCAAGGAGCGGACCTTCCACGGCACCGACATCGTGGACGGCGTGGTGCGCCTGGCCGCCATGAACATGTTCCTTCACGGCATCGGCGGCACGACCACCCCAGTCGAGCGGGCCGACAGCCTGGCGCAGCAGCCGGCCAAGAGCGTGGACATCGTGCTGGCCAACCCGCCGTTCGGCGTCAAGGGCACCCTGGTCGAGCTGGACCCCGAGGGCAACGCGGTGCGCCAGCAGCAGAGCTACGCCCGCACCGACTTCACCGCCAAGACCGGCAACAAGCAGCTCAACTTCCTCCAGCACATCCTCAGCCTGCTCAAGGTGGGGGGCCGCGCCGCCGTGGTGGTGCCGGACAATGTCCTCTTCGAGGCGGGTGCGGGTGAGACGATCCGCCGCCGCTTGCTGCACGACTGCGACCTGCATACCATCCTGCGCCTGCCGACCGGCATCTTCTACGCCCAGGGCGTCAAGGCCAACGTATTGTTCTTCGACCGCCACGCCAGCGGCGAGGTCTTCAAGACGAGTCGGGTATGGGTCTACGACCTGCGCACCAACCTGCACTTCACCCTCAAAACGCGACAGATGAAGGCTACCGATCTGCGCGACTTCGTGGCGGCTTACCACGCCGACGACCGCGACCAGCGGCAGGAGAGTGAACGCTTCAAAGTTTTCACGCTCGACGAGGTGCTGGCCCGCGACAAGGTCAACCTCGATATCTTCTGGCTCAAAGACGACACGCTGGAAGAAGGCAGCGACTTGCCTGCGCCGCACCTGCTGGCCGCCGAGATCGTCGAGAGCCTGGAAGCGGCGCTGGAGGAGTTCCGTCAGGTGTCCGACGAGCTGGGTGACTCGGTCAGCGAAGAATCGGTGGCGGCGGTCGGCTGA
- a CDS encoding restriction endonuclease subunit S yields the protein MTAVDEQHKPEVEQLPAGWMRTTIDSVVLPVASITERSRPIGIINYIDIGCIDNTRQVITQPQTLTWSKAPSRAQQVVQPGDIVFSTVRTYLKNIALVPVTPEQAIASTGFCILRAGDEATSKFLFYLVLSRGFLEPLGRIQRGTSYPAVRDSDVQEQPIALPPLPEQQRIVAKIEELFSKLDAGVAELKRTQVLLKRYRHSLLHAAVTGELSRGWREAQQGELEDAGELLKRILEERRAKWAASGRKGKYVEPKGPDVTGLPELPQGWVWASVEQLLSGIRTGTGEPPQDMPSEYPILRSSSVRQGQIDYSNARFISSPSPSDKLQENDLLLSRGQKSRVAG from the coding sequence ATGACGGCAGTGGACGAGCAACATAAGCCCGAGGTGGAACAACTTCCGGCGGGGTGGATGAGGACGACGATCGACAGTGTTGTTCTGCCCGTAGCATCAATCACCGAAAGAAGTCGGCCCATAGGGATCATCAACTACATCGATATTGGCTGTATTGACAACACCCGACAGGTAATCACGCAACCACAGACCTTGACGTGGTCCAAGGCCCCTTCAAGAGCACAGCAAGTTGTCCAACCCGGCGATATCGTATTTTCAACGGTTAGAACTTATCTGAAAAATATCGCGCTCGTTCCGGTAACGCCTGAGCAAGCGATTGCATCTACAGGTTTCTGCATTCTGCGTGCGGGTGATGAAGCTACTAGCAAATTCCTATTCTACTTGGTGCTGTCTAGAGGGTTTCTTGAACCCTTAGGCCGCATTCAACGAGGCACAAGTTACCCGGCAGTTCGAGATTCCGACGTTCAGGAGCAACCCATTGCTCTCCCTCCTCTCCCCGAGCAGCAGCGTATCGTCGCCAAGATCGAGGAACTGTTCAGCAAGCTCGACGCGGGCGTGGCCGAGCTCAAGCGCACGCAAGTGCTCCTGAAGCGCTACCGCCACAGCCTGCTGCACGCCGCCGTGACGGGCGAGCTGAGCCGGGGGTGGCGAGAAGCGCAGCAGGGCGAGTTGGAGGACGCTGGCGAGTTGCTGAAGCGCATCCTCGAAGAACGGCGGGCGAAGTGGGCGGCCAGCGGCAGAAAGGGCAAGTACGTCGAGCCGAAGGGGCCGGACGTGACAGGATTGCCTGAGTTGCCGCAGGGGTGGGTGTGGGCGAGCGTTGAGCAGCTGCTTTCAGGTATACGTACCGGTACAGGCGAACCTCCGCAGGACATGCCGAGCGAGTATCCAATTCTGAGATCAAGCAGCGTAAGACAAGGCCAAATAGATTATTCGAATGCACGTTTTATTTCATCGCCGAGTCCATCCGACAAACTTCAAGAGAATGATCTTCTGCTCTCTAGGGGTCAAAAGTCGCGAGTAGCTGGATGA
- a CDS encoding IS4 family transposase, producing the protein MKNTRSRPPQDSLCALLTAHFPLDPRRLTVLAALILAIIEKRTVCLFQLVVCIRLVGTDETIYQRLKRFVQFDWADQQPMMTRFVLGFFRDQDDLVLILDRTNWKWGQRDLNLLILSVMWKSFSFPLAWTVLPHGGSSSSAARIALLESVAATLHGKRLALLADREFIGQEWFLALQRLGIKPTIRLHATTRVNGIPVWACFKKLQAGELRRWHCAMTVYGVQMRVLACKNLHGESLYLAYHGWSTQAIDRYAWRWNAEHMHQALKRRGFDLEATRLTDGGRLSLLFGVVTLAFIWCCVSGEFVATNSPPKTLKHGYSAKSVFRLGLDALGVVLSRRPRHKYSSRPTFIQLLATFDP; encoded by the coding sequence ATGAAGAACACCAGGAGCCGACCGCCTCAGGATAGCCTCTGTGCGCTCCTGACGGCCCATTTTCCGCTTGATCCTCGTCGCCTCACCGTTTTGGCGGCATTGATCCTTGCCATCATCGAAAAACGCACCGTCTGTCTGTTCCAATTGGTGGTGTGCATCCGTCTCGTCGGAACCGACGAGACCATCTACCAGCGCCTGAAACGCTTTGTCCAGTTTGACTGGGCGGACCAACAGCCGATGATGACCCGCTTCGTGCTGGGGTTTTTCCGTGATCAGGACGATCTGGTGCTCATCCTCGACCGCACGAATTGGAAGTGGGGTCAGCGCGATCTCAACCTCCTGATCCTCAGCGTGATGTGGAAGTCGTTCAGTTTTCCGCTGGCTTGGACGGTGCTGCCCCATGGGGGCAGCAGTTCATCGGCTGCTCGTATCGCCCTGTTGGAATCGGTCGCTGCGACGCTGCACGGCAAACGTCTTGCCCTGCTGGCAGATCGGGAGTTCATCGGCCAGGAGTGGTTTCTCGCGCTTCAACGCCTGGGGATCAAACCGACAATCCGGCTGCACGCCACTACACGCGTGAACGGGATCCCAGTCTGGGCCTGTTTCAAGAAGCTCCAGGCGGGTGAGCTGCGCCGATGGCACTGTGCGATGACGGTCTATGGTGTACAGATGCGGGTTCTTGCGTGCAAGAACCTCCACGGGGAGAGCCTGTATCTGGCGTACCACGGTTGGAGTACACAGGCCATTGACCGATATGCCTGGCGCTGGAACGCAGAACACATGCACCAGGCGCTCAAGCGACGCGGCTTCGATCTGGAGGCGACCCGACTCACCGATGGTGGCCGACTCAGCCTGCTGTTCGGCGTGGTGACCCTCGCCTTCATCTGGTGCTGCGTCAGTGGGGAGTTCGTGGCCACGAACTCCCCACCAAAGACCTTGAAACACGGCTACAGCGCCAAAAGCGTGTTTAGGCTGGGCCTCGATGCCCTTGGAGTCGTTCTTTCGAGGCGGCCTCGACACAAATATTCGTCCAGGCCGACATTCATCCAGCTACTCGCGACTTTTGACCCCTAG
- a CDS encoding aminoglycoside phosphotransferase family protein, protein MTLPILPILQALFPGQTVVARRAPGASSTPTWRVGLDEGEVAVKLYRDQGPAEGQAALLGVLRAQGVLVPRTQWRRTGDTFALITDWVPGETLASALEHHPEQAGLLGLALGKAHATLHGVALQQKALDWIPKLAAMTGLAGTQVLHLDYHPLNVLIESGEVTAILDWENVRLGDARADVARTLSILSVDPAVLALPAGMHAPLRAFRRGYLKGYAGVGGSVSTLAPALAWAGQFLLDDLASRYSPDALATARRWTASWHWRARARR, encoded by the coding sequence GTGACCCTACCGATCTTGCCCATCCTCCAGGCGCTGTTTCCCGGTCAGACGGTGGTGGCGCGGCGTGCGCCTGGAGCCTCCTCTACACCCACCTGGCGCGTCGGGTTGGACGAAGGGGAAGTCGCGGTCAAGCTGTATCGCGATCAAGGGCCAGCAGAAGGACAGGCCGCGCTGCTGGGTGTCCTGCGCGCTCAGGGCGTGCTGGTGCCGCGCACCCAGTGGCGGCGGACGGGCGACACGTTTGCCCTGATCACCGATTGGGTGCCAGGCGAGACGCTGGCCTCGGCGCTCGAACATCATCCTGAACAGGCGGGGCTGCTTGGTCTGGCCCTGGGGAAGGCGCATGCCACCTTGCATGGGGTCGCGCTCCAGCAGAAGGCGCTGGACTGGATACCCAAGTTGGCCGCGATGACCGGCTTGGCCGGCACACAGGTCCTCCACCTGGATTACCACCCGCTCAACGTGTTGATCGAGTCCGGCGAGGTCACGGCCATCCTCGACTGGGAGAACGTCCGGCTGGGCGATGCCCGCGCCGATGTGGCCCGCACGCTGAGCATCCTGAGCGTCGATCCTGCCGTGCTGGCTTTGCCGGCCGGAATGCACGCGCCTCTGCGGGCGTTCCGGCGCGGGTATCTCAAGGGCTACGCGGGAGTGGGCGGGAGCGTCTCGACCCTGGCCCCGGCGCTGGCTTGGGCGGGTCAGTTCCTGCTGGATGACTTGGCCAGCCGGTATTCACCAGACGCCCTGGCCACAGCACGGCGCTGGACCGCCTCCTGGCATTGGCGCGCACGGGCGCGGCGTTAA